DNA from Xanthomonas hyacinthi:
GCCATGCCCAGCAGCGCGCCGATGGTGACCACGCCGGTGCCGCCGACGCCGGTGATCAGGATGTTCCAGGGCTGCGCCAGATCGCTGCGGAACACCGGCGCCGGCAGGTCCTGCAGCAGCGCGGCCGCGTCGGCCTTGCGGCCCTTGCGCAGCTGTCCGCCGTGCACGGTGACGAAGCTGGGGCAGAAGCCGGAGACGCAGGAGTAGTCCTTGTTGCAGCCGGACTGGTCGATCTGGCGCTTGCGCCCGAACTCGGTCTCCTTCGGCAGCACCGACACGCAGAAGCTCTTTTCGCCGCAATCGCCGCAGCCCTCGCAGACCAGCGAATTGACCAGCACGCGCTTGGCCGGATCGGGCAGCTTGCCGCGCTTGCGCCGGCGCCGCTTCTCGGTGGCGCAGGTCTGGTCGTAGATCAGGATGCTGGTGCCCTTGACCTCGCGCAGGCGCTTTTGCACCGCGTCCAGCTCGCTGCGGTCGTGGAACTCCACCTCGCTGGGGAACTGCTCGCGGCGCCGCGTCCACTTGCCGATGTCGTCGCTGACCAGGGCGATGCTGTGCACGCCTTCGGCGCGCATCTGCCGGGCGATGTCGGGCACGCTCAGGCTGCCGTCCACCGGCTGCCCACCGGTCATCGCCACCCCGCCGTTGTAGAGGATCTTGTAGGTGATGTTGACGCCGGCGGCGATCGATTGGCGGATCGCCAGCGAACCGCTGTGGAAGTAGGTGCCGTCGCCCAGGTTCTGGAACACGTGCGGGGTATCGGTGAACGGCGCCTGCCCGGCCCAGGTGACGCCCTCGCCGCCCATGTGGGTGAAGGTGTCGGTGGAACGGTCCATCCACGTCACCATGTAGTGGCAGCCGATCCCGCCCAGCGCGCGCGAGCCTTCCGGCACCACGGTGGAGGTGTTGTGCGGGCAACCCGAGCAGTAGTGCGGCACGCGCGGGAAATTGGCGCGCGGCAAGGCCATTTCCGCTTCCTTGGCCTCCATCCAGCGCAGCCGCTGCTCGATCGACTCGGTGTTGATCGCACTCGATTGCAGCAGGCGCTGGATGCGCCTGCCGATCACCGCGGCGATGGTCGCCGGGGTCAGCTCGCCGGTGGACGGCAGGATCCATTCGCCGGCCTCGTCGTACTTGCCGACGATGCTCGGGCGCGGGCCGGCGCTGGCCGGCCAGTTGTAGAACTGCTCCTTCATCTGCCGCTCGATGAAGGCCTTCTTCTCCTCCACCACCACGATGTCGTCCAGGCCCTGCGCGAACGCGGCGATGCCGAGCGGCTCCAGCGGCCAGCTCATGCCGACCTTGTACACGCGGATGCCGATGTCGCGGCAGGCGCGCGCGTCCAGGCCCAGGTACTCCAGCGCCTGCAGCACGTCCAGGTAGCTCTTGCCGGTGGTGACGATGCCCAGCCGCGCGTGCGGCGAATCCATCACCGTGCGGTCCACGCCGTTGGCGCGGGCGAAGGCCTGCGCGGCGCGCACCGCGTAGCGGTGCAGGCGCATCTCCTGGTCCAGCGGCGGATCCGGCCAGCGGATGTTGAGCCCGCCCGGCGGCAGTTCGAAATTTTCCGGCAGCACGATGCGCCGCGCGAACGGATCCAGCTCCACCGAGGCCGAGGATTCCGCCGTCTCGGCGATGGTCTTGAAGCCGATCCAGCATCCGGTGTAGCGGCTCATCGCCCAGCCGAGCAGGCCCAGGTCGAGGATGTCCTGCACCCCGGCCGGATTGAGCACCGGCATCATCGCGCTGACGAATTCCTCTTCCGAGCCGTGCGGCAGGGTCGAACTGCGGCAGGCGTGGTCGTCGGCGGCCAGCGCCAGCACGCCGCCGTGGCGCGAGGTACCGGCGGCGTTGCCGTGCTTGAACACATCGCCGCAGCGGTCCACGCCCGGGCCCTTGCCGTACCACATCGCGTACACGCCATCCACGCGCGCGCCGGGGAACAGGTTGGTCTGCTGCGTGCCCCACACCATGGTCGCGCCCAGGTCCTCGTTGAGGCCGGGCTGGAACTTCACGTTGGCCGCGTCCAGGTGCGTGCGTGCGCGCCACAGCTCCAGGTCGAAGCCGCCCAGCGGGCTGCCGCGGTAGCCGCTGACGAAGCCGCCGGTGTTCAGCCCGGCGGCGCGGTCGCGCAACTGCTGCATCAGCGGCAGGCGCACCAGCGCCTGCACGCCGGACAGGTAGATGCGGCCGTCGCTGCGGGTGTATTTGTCTTCCAGCGTATAGCCGGCGTCGACGCCGGCGGCCGCCGGCACGGCGAGGGAAGACGGCGGACGCGGATCGGCGATGCGGTTCATGGCTTGCCCGGGATGGAAGGCTGGCGCGCGCGCGGCGCAGACCGTGCACGATCGGTGGATTGTATCAGCGGCATTTTTGTGAACCTGCCCCTCGCCCCCGGTGGCGGACGCGGTTAGGATGCAGTCGGGTGAGGGGACCACCTCCAGGGGTTGTCAGCAGTGAATGCACATACATATGCGCTGGCCGCGATGCTGGCCTGGGTGGGCGCGAGCGCGGCCGGGGCGCAAGCGGCCGTGCCGGCGCCGAAGGAGTTCTACTTCGACCAGGACCGCAGCACCACGCGCCCGGTGGTGGCGATCGCCGGCAGCGGCAATGCGCTGGTCGACCGCCTTGCCGCCGCGGTGCGGCGCGATCCGAACGCGGCCGAGGCACGCGCGCAGCTGGCGTCCATCGCCATGGCCGGCGGCCGCCGCGAACTGGGCGAAGAGCTGTACCAGGCGGTACTGCGCACGCTGACGGTCGGCGCGCAACGCCGCCAGATCGAATGGAACTACGGCTGGGACCTGCTGCGTGCCGGCGATCCGGGGCGCGCGCTGGCGCAGTGGAGCGGGCTGGTCAACGGCCGCCCGGCGGCACCGGACTGGGTGCCGCCGACGCTGGCGCTGGTGCTGTGGCGGCTGGACCGCAAGGACGAGGCGGTGAAGTGGTATGCCGCCGCGGTGCGCACCTGGCCGGACCAGTGGGGCCCGGGCGCCGACTTCGCCAGGCTGCTGCCGGCCTGGCGCGAGGACGAACGCGCCACCCTGTCCGAGGTGCAGGCGGCCTGGCAGGCCAGCCCGCCGGCCTGGCCCTGAGGCGCGCTTGCCCTCGCGCCACGGCCAGGATCGCGCCATCGCGCGCGATGGCGCGAGGCGCCGAGCGATCCACCACTGCGCTTGTCGCCGCGGATGGCCGAGGGATGGCCGAGGCACCCGCGGCGGCTAGCGATGGCTCGGCTGGACGCTGTAGGAGGGGCTTCAGCCCCGATGCTTTTCGACGTCGTCAAGATCTAGATCTATTGCTTCGTTGCCGACGACGATCACCGCCGCCGCGCCGGCGATCTCGCACCGGGCGGCGGCGCTGGTCGGCTACGGCAGCCTGCTGTCGCTGGCCACCCTGCCGGCCTGGGCGTGGCGGCTGGGGGCGCTGGGGTAGCCGAATCGAAGGCGTGCTGCGCGCGCTGTACGCAGTTGCGCGACCTTCGAGTCGAAAATGCGAACGTCATCGTTAACCAGCTGGACCCAATCGAGCTTCTCGCCGAGCAATTCCTCGATCATGGAGCCAGGTTCAGCCTCAAAGCCTCGTCCTAGGAGCGTGGCGTAGCGTTGGCGGAATCCGGCGTCATTCTCTTGGCTGAGGGCATACAGCTTGACCGCAATCAGCCCGGCATAGAGGTAGTTGGCGAGGTAGAGTGGATCCTGATAGAAGAGCCGCTTGCTCTCCCAGGTACCAGCAAGCTCTGGATGCTGGCGTGGCCAAAGCTCGTAGTTGCACAGGATCGAGCGGGTAAGTTCATCCAGCTCGGAGGATGAACCGATTTTGCCATCTAGAACGCCGCGATAGATCGCATCTTCAAGTTGCGCTTCCTCCGCCGATGTAAACAACTGCAGCGCCAAGTCGTCCACCAGGCTTCTGAGGTAATACTCCTGCCGGTCCGGGTCCTTCGCCTCCCGGACGAGCTGCTCGCGGAAGAGCAATTCATCCAGGATGGCGAAGGCCTCCATCAACCAAGGCGCACCGTTCCGATTCAAAGGAGAAGTCCCTTGTGCGTTCATAAGTTGCCCATGCACGGCATGCGCGGCTTCATGCACGACTTCGACGTCGCTTTCCAAGTCGGGACGACGGTAGCCGACAAACAGGACCGAGGAAACGCCGGGTGCCGTGATGGAGAAGGCATCCATTGCCCTTGCACCCTGACGAGTGGAAAAATCCATCCGATGACCGTTTGGATCGAGGACTGCTGCGATCTCCGCGGAGTGCGTTGCGCCCAGCCTGCGAGTAGCGCGACGCGCAATCTGTTGTAGTTGGGATAGGGAAAGGAGATGCGATTGCTGGCCGCCTTCCGATGCAGCCACGTCCCAAGGAGGCACGGTTTCCCGCTGATCGGCGCTGTCGGCTGCACCCAGCAGTGCCTGATACGCCTTCAATGATCGAGAGTGGTGTTGCATGGACAGGATCGTGGCGCTCACCTCCGGCACAGTCAGCCCCATGGCGGAATACGCGGCATCGGCAGCATTCGGATAGCCTTGTGCGATGGCTCTGCCATTCTTGACCTCGGTAATGCCGAGCAGGATATTCGCCAGTATCTGCTTGCTGGATTGGAGTCCCGACCAGTAGCTGTTCCATGCCGCTTGGCGGATAGATGCATCGGGAAGCGCCATCAGGGTCTTGTAGTCGAAGAACGCATTGAGCGATTGGGTATTCGCCTGGATAGTCGCGAAGTCGGCAGCGCGGAGGGTCAGGCCGTAGAGACGCTCGAAGCGCTCCAAAGCGCGTGCCGACGATTCAGCCAGGGCATCGCTGCCTTGAGCGAAACTATGCGCCTGGTCGCGCTTGGCCTTCAGACGAAGATAGGCGTAGGGCTTCGTCCAGGACGCCGTTGGGGAGCTGCTCAAGAGCGCTTTCTTTGCACCGGCCGATGCCTCGGAACAAAGCTTCTCTATGTTTTCCAAGGCTTCCCGCGCCGATGTATTGTCGCCATCGCGGGAGCTGATGAGCTCGTAATACGCGTAGTGCTTCAAGCAGGCGCCAAAAATGCTTTCAAACGCAGAGAATGTTTCATGCGCGGTTGCCGAGCGATCGGCCTGAGATCGGACCCGAGTAAGTCGTGTCTCAAGTCCGCCGCGCGAGGCGAGCTCGTCGGCAGACGATGGAAAGAACTGCGACTCATCAGCAGACCGAGATTCGGTCGATGGCGGCAATGACTCGGCGGACGCGGCAGATCCGAGGCTCGCGCTAAAGCAAAGTGCGGCTAACCAACGTCTGAAAAGCCGTACCGAAAATTTTTCGGCCATCTGATTTCACCCATCTGCAAGGCACGCCAGAGCTTACCTAAAACAGGCTGCCGAAATGCCTTTCCTGCCGTAGCGTGACGTCATCCAATTCCATGCGTGGCGCAGACGTCTTCAGCGAGCAGTTGTTCACGGTCGAGCGACTGCCGGAATTCATCCCTGCAAGCCATCCGTTGCGCCCGGTACGCGAGAGGGTCGACGAGGCGCTGCGGCGCCTGGACGGACTGTTCGAGCAAGGCGCGCCACGGCTGTCGCGGCGTCCGGGGCGGGGTCGCCGACAGGTGGCCGAGAACCTGTGCCACCAAGACTGCACTGCGCAACGTCCAAACCAGGCATGAGCCTGCGACCTCCCCCCGGTTGCGGCCAGCGGCGCAAGGTCCATCCAGCTCGCTGGGGACGAACACCCTCGTTTGCCGCCCCCGCGAACCCCATGGTTCGTCCACTACCTGCCCAACGATGGGGTTCTCCCCACACTGCACCCCAAAAGTTCCTGAACACGGCGTCTAAATTTATATACCGGTCAGTTTGAAATTCAGGGCAAGTTCGGGTCGCTAACGGATAATTTACATCTCGGCAGCGAACGGCCCACGCCTCAGCGCCGACTAAACCAATAACAAGGGTATCCCGATCATGAAGACTTCTCTGCTCGCTCTCGGCCTCCTGGCCGCTCTGCCGTTCGCTGCCTCCGCGGCCGAAGGCCTGTCCTACAACTACGTCGAAGGCGGTTACATCAAGACCGACGCCAGCGGCGGCGACGCGGATGGTTGGGCCGTCAAGGGTTCCTACGCGATCAACCCGAACTTCAGCGTGTTCGGCGACTTCAGCCGCCAGAAGACCGACCTGGGCGACGTCGATGTCGACCAGTGGCGCATCGGCGCCGGCTACAACCACGAGATCTCGACCAGCACCGACCTGGTGACCCGCGTGGCCTATAACCGCTTCGACCCGGAAGACGGCACCAAGTTCAACGGCTACAGCGCCGAAGTCGGCATCCGCACCGCGTTCAACCCGTACTTCGAGGTGTATGCGCTGGGCGGCTACGAGGACTACACCAAGAAGGACGGCATCAACCCGGACGGCGAGTTCTACGGCCGCCTCGGCGCCCAGGCCAAGCTCAACCAGAACTGGGGCCTGAGCGCGGACCTGAAGATGAACCGCGACGGCGACAAGGAATGGTTCGTCGGCCCGCGTTTCAGCTGGTAAGCGGCACCGCGTAGCACTGCGCGCCGCGTCTCTCTCTCGCTGCGCGCGGTTCGAAGCCCGGTCCCAGGACCGGGCTTTTTTTGCGCGCCCCCCTCCCCGGCGCGAACGGCTGCAGACACAAAAAAGCCCGGCCGGAGCCGGGCTTTTTCGCTGCCACCGCAAACGATCAGCTGAACAGCGTGGTCGGATACTCGGGCTTGCGCTCGCGGGCCAGCAATTGCTGCAGGCCCACCGCCGGGGTCAGCTCGCCATGCAGCACCGCGCGCACCGCGTTGGAGATCGGCAGGTCGATGCCATGGCGTTCGGCCTGGCGCATCACCTCGTCGGCGGTCTGCACCGACTCGACCACCTGGCCGATCGCGCGGACCGCGTCCTGCAGGGTCTGCCCGCGGCCCAGGGCCAGGCCCAGGCGCCGGTTGCGCGACAGGTCGCCGGTGCAGGTCAGCACCAGATCGCCGAGTCCGGCCAGGCCCATCAGCGTTTCCGGCTTGCCCCCGATCGCTGCGGCCAGCCGCAGCATTTCGTTGAGCCCGCGGGTGATCAGGCCGGCGCGGGCGTTCAAGCCCAGCGCCATGCCGTCGGCCACGCCGGTGGCCACCGCCAGCACGTTCTTCATCGCCCCGCCCAGCTCCGCACCGACCATGTCGTCGCCGGTATAGGCGCGGAAGGTGGGACCGTGCATCGCGTCGGCGACCTGCTGCGCGAACGCGGCATCGCCGTGCACGGTCACCGCGGTCGGCAGGTCCA
Protein-coding regions in this window:
- a CDS encoding indolepyruvate ferredoxin oxidoreductase family protein, with translation MNRIADPRPPSSLAVPAAAGVDAGYTLEDKYTRSDGRIYLSGVQALVRLPLMQQLRDRAAGLNTGGFVSGYRGSPLGGFDLELWRARTHLDAANVKFQPGLNEDLGATMVWGTQQTNLFPGARVDGVYAMWYGKGPGVDRCGDVFKHGNAAGTSRHGGVLALAADDHACRSSTLPHGSEEEFVSAMMPVLNPAGVQDILDLGLLGWAMSRYTGCWIGFKTIAETAESSASVELDPFARRIVLPENFELPPGGLNIRWPDPPLDQEMRLHRYAVRAAQAFARANGVDRTVMDSPHARLGIVTTGKSYLDVLQALEYLGLDARACRDIGIRVYKVGMSWPLEPLGIAAFAQGLDDIVVVEEKKAFIERQMKEQFYNWPASAGPRPSIVGKYDEAGEWILPSTGELTPATIAAVIGRRIQRLLQSSAINTESIEQRLRWMEAKEAEMALPRANFPRVPHYCSGCPHNTSTVVPEGSRALGGIGCHYMVTWMDRSTDTFTHMGGEGVTWAGQAPFTDTPHVFQNLGDGTYFHSGSLAIRQSIAAGVNITYKILYNGGVAMTGGQPVDGSLSVPDIARQMRAEGVHSIALVSDDIGKWTRRREQFPSEVEFHDRSELDAVQKRLREVKGTSILIYDQTCATEKRRRRKRGKLPDPAKRVLVNSLVCEGCGDCGEKSFCVSVLPKETEFGRKRQIDQSGCNKDYSCVSGFCPSFVTVHGGQLRKGRKADAAALLQDLPAPVFRSDLAQPWNILITGVGGTGVVTIGALLGMAGHLEGKGASVLDQTGLAQKGGAVTTHIRLARQPEDLHAVRIAAGEADLVLGCDMVVVNDYWALSKVRGDRSQVVLNTYEAMPGTFTTHPDMQFPAAAIVAGVRLALGGREPLLLDATQLATALLGDAIASNLFMLGYAWQQGLVPLSHDALMRAIELNGAAVAMNQQAFAWGRLAALDLAAVQQAAGTPGSVAAAAEAAAQRLQQLPPGEWEGHEGAASAAPRNPHNARQARDLPAAGDAADSGHAPLDDTRLSCSLHELVARRRAFLVDYQDGAYAARYATLVERVREAEQRVAADSTALTEAVARYAFKLMAYKDEYEVARLYTSGDFQRQLQQQFDGAYSLRFHLAPPLLARKDAQGRALKREYGPWMFTAFKWLAKLRVLRGGAFDLFGYSAERRGERQLIADYERSVDELLERLGADNLALAVEIASVPEHIRGYGHVKAAHLHEAKQREARLLATWRNPKALHIVQAA
- a CDS encoding tetratricopeptide repeat protein, which translates into the protein MLAWVGASAAGAQAAVPAPKEFYFDQDRSTTRPVVAIAGSGNALVDRLAAAVRRDPNAAEARAQLASIAMAGGRRELGEELYQAVLRTLTVGAQRRQIEWNYGWDLLRAGDPGRALAQWSGLVNGRPAAPDWVPPTLALVLWRLDRKDEAVKWYAAAVRTWPDQWGPGADFARLLPAWREDERATLSEVQAAWQASPPAWP
- a CDS encoding Ax21 family protein; the protein is MKTSLLALGLLAALPFAASAAEGLSYNYVEGGYIKTDASGGDADGWAVKGSYAINPNFSVFGDFSRQKTDLGDVDVDQWRIGAGYNHEISTSTDLVTRVAYNRFDPEDGTKFNGYSAEVGIRTAFNPYFEVYALGGYEDYTKKDGINPDGEFYGRLGAQAKLNQNWGLSADLKMNRDGDKEWFVGPRFSW
- a CDS encoding NAD(P)H-dependent glycerol-3-phosphate dehydrogenase — encoded protein: MRDNPAKKIAVLGAGSWGTALAALVARHGFPTVLWGRDAAVAEAIGQRHENPRYLPDIALPAALEATTDLAAAVHGADWILVVVPSHAFTETLHQLAPLRPPQAGVAWATKGFEPGSGRFLHEVAQQILGEDVPLAVVTGPSFAKEVALDLPTAVTVHGDAAFAQQVADAMHGPTFRAYTGDDMVGAELGGAMKNVLAVATGVADGMALGLNARAGLITRGLNEMLRLAAAIGGKPETLMGLAGLGDLVLTCTGDLSRNRRLGLALGRGQTLQDAVRAIGQVVESVQTADEVMRQAERHGIDLPISNAVRAVLHGELTPAVGLQQLLARERKPEYPTTLFS
- a CDS encoding M3 family metallopeptidase, giving the protein MAEKFSVRLFRRWLAALCFSASLGSAASAESLPPSTESRSADESQFFPSSADELASRGGLETRLTRVRSQADRSATAHETFSAFESIFGACLKHYAYYELISSRDGDNTSAREALENIEKLCSEASAGAKKALLSSSPTASWTKPYAYLRLKAKRDQAHSFAQGSDALAESSARALERFERLYGLTLRAADFATIQANTQSLNAFFDYKTLMALPDASIRQAAWNSYWSGLQSSKQILANILLGITEVKNGRAIAQGYPNAADAAYSAMGLTVPEVSATILSMQHHSRSLKAYQALLGAADSADQRETVPPWDVAASEGGQQSHLLSLSQLQQIARRATRRLGATHSAEIAAVLDPNGHRMDFSTRQGARAMDAFSITAPGVSSVLFVGYRRPDLESDVEVVHEAAHAVHGQLMNAQGTSPLNRNGAPWLMEAFAILDELLFREQLVREAKDPDRQEYYLRSLVDDLALQLFTSAEEAQLEDAIYRGVLDGKIGSSSELDELTRSILCNYELWPRQHPELAGTWESKRLFYQDPLYLANYLYAGLIAVKLYALSQENDAGFRQRYATLLGRGFEAEPGSMIEELLGEKLDWVQLVNDDVRIFDSKVAQLRTARAARLRFGYPSAPSRHAQAGRVASDSRLP